In Anaerolineales bacterium, a genomic segment contains:
- the lepB gene encoding signal peptidase I, protein MDMTPESSIPPASKRPRLLSKRRLLRDVVEIILLIVITYTPINLMTARAVVDGPSMQPNFYTGDLVIVNRAAYFFNSPQRGDVIVLHNPRSSSSDDLIKRVIGLPSEIVEIRDGRVYINGTILEEPYVNNFCQCNGTWILKDDEYFILGDNRSNSYDSHNFGPVKRTLIVGQAWVRYFPLQKFTIFHHPGYGNIPVNKEYTPMPSPTILPRPPFGSPTPLPDDLRIPDDFNG, encoded by the coding sequence ATGGATATGACACCCGAATCTTCCATTCCACCTGCGTCCAAGCGCCCGCGCCTTTTGAGCAAGCGCCGTTTGCTGCGGGATGTTGTGGAGATTATCCTCTTGATCGTGATCACCTACACCCCGATTAACCTGATGACTGCGCGTGCTGTTGTAGATGGACCAAGTATGCAGCCCAATTTCTATACGGGCGATTTGGTCATTGTGAATCGGGCGGCATATTTTTTCAACAGCCCGCAGCGAGGGGATGTAATCGTCCTCCATAACCCCCGCAGCAGCAGCAGTGACGATCTGATCAAGCGTGTCATTGGCTTGCCCAGTGAAATTGTCGAAATCCGTGATGGGCGCGTCTATATCAATGGGACAATCCTTGAAGAACCCTACGTTAATAATTTTTGCCAGTGCAACGGGACGTGGATTCTGAAAGATGATGAATACTTCATCCTCGGTGACAACCGCAGCAACAGTTATGATTCTCATAATTTCGGTCCGGTGAAGCGAACGTTGATTGTTGGGCAGGCGTGGGTACGTTACTTCCCACTTCAAAAGTTCACCATCTTTCACCACCCAGGTTATGGGAACATCCCTGTGAACAAAGAGTACACGCCGATGCCTTCCCCCACCATCTTACCCCGCCCGCCGTTTGGGTCGCCCACACCCCTACCCGACGATCTACGCATCCCCGATGATTTCAACGGATGA
- the asnB gene encoding asparagine synthase (glutamine-hydrolyzing): MCGIFGHLSPSGGDVALVERMAAALAHRGPDGFSTHHDRELAFGAGRLAIIDLSAPSGVLFNEDCQVAVVFNGEIYNHKTLRQRLVAEGHHFTTQTDTEVIVHGYEEWGVRILDELHGMFAIGVWDGRARRLLLARDRLGEKPLYYAQHGEDFLFASEIKAILEQPTFPRRVNHTSLPVLLALGYVPPPETMFEGVKKLAPGEWLTWQAGTIETGRYFIPTMTLNPPPQQAYPHAVNALRQDLFRAVESRLMSDVPLGAFLSGGVDSTAVVGIMAKLTGQPVKTFTVGYGALAGAADNAKLDAKFNADARYAAAAAAHYKTDHETIQIRQDDHLAWLLPRLVYAMDEPLAQPGIILTAYVAALARQRGVPVLLSGDAGDELFAGYPSYRADQLLGRYLRIPAFLRNRILNPLFKRLPKRFELLRKVAAKASASDPLSRFLAWNRNIDPARFPDLLSDPSATARATTALRDILLPILNTPQTPYFTDRLAYAGLRLWLAEDSNMRVDKMAMAMSIEARAPLEDHRLLAGAFQLPLSYKLRGGDFKRVFKDAVRDLVPESILTRSKFGFFPPASEWLRTILRPLVERWLSPDYVRAAGMVDPDAVARIVRAHVEDRHYELWAVWTLLVLHLWHALYISGALTLTGKLSAADVTA; encoded by the coding sequence ATGTGCGGCATTTTTGGACATCTCAGCCCCTCTGGGGGAGATGTGGCGCTTGTCGAACGCATGGCGGCTGCCCTTGCCCATCGGGGACCGGACGGCTTTAGCACCCACCATGATAGGGAACTCGCCTTTGGCGCTGGACGCTTAGCAATCATTGACCTCAGCGCTCCATCGGGTGTCCTTTTTAATGAGGATTGTCAGGTCGCTGTCGTTTTTAACGGGGAAATCTATAACCACAAAACGCTACGCCAGCGCCTTGTGGCAGAAGGGCATCACTTCACCACCCAAACGGATACCGAGGTGATTGTTCATGGTTACGAAGAATGGGGTGTGCGCATCCTTGACGAACTGCACGGGATGTTTGCCATTGGCGTTTGGGATGGGCGGGCGCGACGCTTGCTTTTGGCGCGGGATCGCTTAGGCGAGAAGCCGCTCTATTATGCCCAACATGGCGAGGACTTTCTCTTTGCCTCGGAGATTAAGGCGATCCTTGAACAGCCTACCTTCCCTCGCCGTGTAAATCACACAAGTCTTCCTGTCCTCTTGGCACTAGGGTATGTCCCCCCACCAGAAACTATGTTTGAGGGGGTGAAGAAGCTCGCCCCAGGCGAGTGGCTGACCTGGCAGGCAGGCACGATTGAAACAGGGCGCTATTTCATTCCCACAATGACTCTGAATCCCCCCCCTCAACAGGCGTATCCCCATGCGGTGAACGCCCTCCGCCAAGACCTGTTTCGTGCTGTTGAATCGCGCTTGATGTCCGATGTGCCTTTGGGGGCGTTTCTCAGTGGGGGGGTCGATTCGACGGCGGTGGTCGGGATCATGGCAAAGCTCACTGGGCAGCCTGTCAAAACCTTCACCGTTGGCTATGGCGCTTTGGCGGGCGCGGCGGATAACGCCAAACTAGACGCCAAATTCAACGCCGATGCCCGCTATGCAGCAGCGGCGGCGGCACACTACAAAACCGATCACGAGACGATTCAGATTCGCCAAGATGATCACCTTGCCTGGCTTTTGCCGCGCCTTGTTTATGCTATGGACGAACCGCTGGCGCAGCCTGGGATCATCCTGACCGCATATGTGGCGGCTCTGGCACGGCAGCGCGGCGTTCCTGTGCTGCTCTCAGGCGATGCGGGTGATGAACTCTTTGCCGGCTATCCCTCCTACCGTGCCGATCAGCTTTTGGGGCGCTACCTACGCATTCCGGCATTTCTTCGCAATCGAATTCTGAATCCGCTCTTCAAACGTCTCCCAAAGCGTTTTGAGTTGCTCCGCAAGGTGGCGGCGAAAGCATCGGCAAGTGATCCGCTCTCTCGGTTTCTTGCTTGGAATCGAAACATCGACCCTGCACGCTTTCCCGACTTGCTTAGTGACCCCTCTGCTACAGCACGGGCAACCACCGCCTTGAGAGACATCTTGCTGCCGATTCTAAATACCCCCCAAACGCCCTATTTTACAGATCGCCTTGCCTATGCCGGGCTGCGTCTGTGGCTGGCGGAAGATAGCAATATGCGCGTGGATAAAATGGCGATGGCGATGTCCATAGAGGCACGCGCCCCGCTGGAAGACCACCGCCTACTGGCAGGCGCCTTCCAACTCCCGCTCTCCTACAAACTGCGGGGGGGAGATTTTAAGCGCGTTTTCAAAGATGCTGTGCGCGATCTCGTCCCAGAATCGATCCTGACACGCAGCAAGTTTGGCTTTTTCCCACCGGCGTCTGAGTGGCTGCGGACGATCCTTCGCCCCCTCGTGGAGCGTTGGCTTTCGCCCGACTATGTCCGGGCGGCAGGGATGGTTGACCCCGATGCAGTGGCGCGAATTGTCCGTGCGCATGTGGAGGATCGCCACTACGAACTATGGGCGGTGTGGACTCTGCTGGTGCTGCATCTTTGGCACGCTTTGTACATCAGCGGGGCGCTGACACTCACGGGGAAACTTTCGGCGGCGGATGTGACTGCCTGA
- a CDS encoding aminotransferase class I/II-fold pyridoxal phosphate-dependent enzyme yields the protein MTSSTPTRTLPPVADRLRRLPPYGFAILGQKIAEMTTSGKDVIRVDIGSPDMPPPPHVIEALREAVQDPTKHGYGSYRGHKVFREAVANYYQRRFGITLNEYTEILPLIGSKEGIINLTLAYVDHGDYAIVPDLNYPAYSMGTIMAGGDVILMRLDPARGYLPDLDALRRNPNLSKAKVLWVNYPNNPTGAVADLSVYQELVAFCREHHLLLCSDNPYAEVVFDGYRAVSALQADPDKSCTVEFMSLSKFHNMAGWRLGACVGNKEAIDALLVIKSNIDSGHFRPIYDAGAAALNHTPESWVNERNAIYQARRDKLLAVCPEIGLEPFKTPASLYVWVRVKDGDDQAYTNDALENALVSITPGTMYGEAGRGYLRFSIGVSDDRLDEAISRLKGWYSRRQG from the coding sequence ATGACCTCCTCAACCCCTACTCGTACCCTTCCGCCTGTTGCAGACCGGCTGCGACGTTTGCCCCCTTATGGCTTCGCTATTTTGGGGCAAAAGATTGCCGAGATGACCACCAGCGGCAAAGATGTGATCCGCGTGGACATAGGCAGCCCCGATATGCCCCCCCCACCGCATGTTATTGAGGCGCTCCGCGAGGCGGTTCAAGACCCGACAAAACATGGTTATGGCAGCTATCGGGGGCATAAGGTCTTTCGGGAAGCGGTGGCAAATTACTATCAGCGCCGCTTTGGGATCACCCTTAACGAATATACTGAGATACTGCCGCTGATCGGCTCGAAAGAGGGAATCATCAACCTGACCCTTGCCTACGTTGATCATGGCGACTATGCCATTGTCCCCGACCTGAACTACCCCGCCTACAGCATGGGGACGATCATGGCAGGGGGGGATGTTATCCTGATGCGGCTTGATCCGGCGCGGGGCTACCTCCCCGATCTGGATGCGCTACGGAGAAACCCAAACCTTTCTAAGGCAAAGGTGCTGTGGGTGAATTACCCCAACAACCCAACGGGCGCAGTTGCCGATCTCAGCGTGTATCAGGAATTAGTCGCCTTTTGCCGCGAACATCACCTCTTACTCTGTTCGGATAACCCCTATGCCGAAGTCGTCTTTGATGGCTACCGTGCAGTGAGTGCTTTACAAGCCGACCCCGACAAAAGCTGTACAGTGGAATTTATGTCGCTCTCGAAGTTTCACAACATGGCGGGGTGGCGCTTGGGCGCTTGTGTGGGGAACAAAGAAGCCATTGATGCCCTTTTGGTGATCAAAAGCAACATCGACAGCGGGCATTTCCGTCCGATTTATGATGCGGGGGCGGCGGCGCTCAACCACACCCCGGAATCGTGGGTTAACGAGCGCAATGCGATCTATCAGGCACGGCGGGATAAACTGCTTGCCGTTTGCCCAGAGATTGGGCTAGAGCCGTTCAAAACGCCAGCCTCGCTGTATGTGTGGGTGCGCGTGAAGGATGGTGACGATCAGGCATATACCAATGATGCCCTCGAAAACGCCCTCGTCTCGATCACACCTGGGACGATGTATGGCGAGGCAGGACGCGGCTACCTCCGCTTCAGTATCGGCGTTAGCGATGATCGTTTGGACGAGGCGATCAGCCGCCTAAAGGGGTGGTACAGCCGCCGTCAGGGGTAG
- the trmFO gene encoding methylenetetrahydrofolate--tRNA-(uracil(54)-C(5))-methyltransferase (FADH(2)-oxidizing) TrmFO, which produces MPVLPELIVVGGGLAGTEAAYQAAQRGVRVTLYEMRPVKTTPAHRTGDLAELVCSNSLGSDLPDRAPGLLKNELRAFDSLLLRCAADASVPAGGALAVDREVFAAGVLAALETHPNITIRREEVLAIPTSPCVIASGPLTAETLAADIARLIGQEYLYFYDALSPIVALESIDLRIAFRASRYDRGSAEDGDYINCALTRGEYETFVDALLGAETYPLHDFEREDPKFFEGCLPIEQIAKRGRDSLAFGPMRPVGLCDPRTGKRPYAIVQLRQDNLSGSLYNIVGFQTNLKWGEQERVFRLIPGLENAEILRHGQMHRNTFINAPTLLRPTLQYKTRDDLFFAGQITGIEGYVGNIGTGLLAGINAARVLHGDAPLVLPPTTMLGALCHYVTHAVPDDFQPMKANYGILPPLANPPRGKRERAAAYTARAMDDLETLLKGLRTFV; this is translated from the coding sequence ATGCCTGTTCTACCTGAATTGATCGTTGTTGGTGGGGGGCTGGCTGGCACAGAAGCCGCCTACCAAGCTGCCCAACGGGGCGTCCGCGTGACGCTTTACGAAATGCGTCCGGTGAAAACGACCCCCGCCCATCGCACGGGCGACCTTGCCGAACTGGTCTGTTCCAACTCACTTGGCTCTGATCTGCCGGATCGCGCCCCCGGTTTGCTGAAGAACGAACTGCGGGCGTTTGACTCGCTGCTGTTACGCTGTGCGGCGGATGCCTCTGTACCAGCGGGAGGCGCCTTAGCCGTTGACCGCGAGGTATTTGCAGCAGGTGTCCTCGCCGCACTAGAAACCCACCCGAACATCACCATTCGGCGGGAGGAAGTGCTGGCGATTCCGACGAGTCCCTGTGTGATTGCCTCTGGTCCGCTGACGGCGGAAACGCTGGCGGCGGATATTGCGCGGCTGATTGGGCAAGAATACCTGTATTTCTACGATGCACTCTCGCCCATTGTGGCATTGGAGAGTATCGACCTACGCATCGCCTTCCGCGCCAGCCGTTATGATCGGGGAAGTGCTGAGGATGGTGATTATATCAACTGTGCGCTGACAAGGGGAGAGTACGAAACGTTTGTTGATGCCCTTTTGGGGGCAGAAACCTATCCCTTGCATGATTTTGAGCGGGAAGACCCTAAATTTTTCGAGGGGTGCTTGCCTATAGAGCAAATCGCTAAGCGTGGACGCGATTCACTCGCTTTTGGTCCGATGCGCCCTGTTGGACTGTGCGATCCGCGCACGGGAAAACGCCCCTACGCCATTGTCCAATTACGGCAAGATAACCTGAGTGGATCGCTCTACAATATAGTTGGTTTCCAAACCAACCTGAAGTGGGGCGAACAAGAGCGCGTTTTCAGGCTGATCCCCGGTTTAGAAAACGCCGAGATTTTGCGTCATGGGCAGATGCATCGCAACACATTCATCAACGCACCCACCCTGCTGCGCCCGACGCTCCAATACAAGACGCGAGACGATTTGTTCTTCGCCGGACAAATTACGGGAATCGAAGGCTACGTTGGGAACATCGGCACGGGACTGTTGGCGGGGATCAATGCGGCGCGGGTGCTGCATGGCGACGCCCCACTTGTCCTGCCGCCAACGACAATGTTGGGGGCGCTTTGTCATTACGTGACGCACGCCGTCCCGGACGATTTCCAGCCGATGAAGGCGAATTATGGCATCCTACCGCCGTTGGCAAACCCGCCACGCGGCAAACGTGAACGCGCTGCCGCTTATACGGCGCGGGCAATGGACGATTTAGAGACTCTTTTGAAAGGTTTAAGGACATTTGTATGA
- a CDS encoding Flp family type IVb pilin, with amino-acid sequence MLYLPREEGQGLVEYALILVLVAIVVIIILALLGPAIANVFSNIVNAL; translated from the coding sequence ATGTTGTATCTTCCTCGTGAAGAAGGTCAGGGTCTCGTCGAATATGCTCTCATCCTCGTCTTGGTCGCCATCGTTGTGATCATCATCTTGGCGCTGTTGGGCCCGGCGATAGCTAACGTGTTCTCGAACATCGTTAATGCTCTCTAG
- a CDS encoding VWA domain-containing protein, which translates to MRPLSSIPNKSQTQMPPSNTVHLYLLMDTSASMTGAGLEALKQGVRLLSSTFSGRGGHPILCAGITYDSTARIAFPLTPIDALHPPNDLDSGGTSALGAALGLLKDHFAPRRPALVYIFSDGEPTDDWQRPLAALRPHVTRIIGLACGLAVNDDAFASFTDEAHWLSDLTPEALRRTLTL; encoded by the coding sequence ATGCGCCCACTGAGCAGCATCCCGAACAAATCACAGACACAGATGCCACCTTCAAATACTGTTCACCTCTACCTTTTGATGGATACCTCTGCCTCGATGACTGGCGCAGGGTTGGAAGCGCTGAAACAAGGGGTACGCCTGCTCAGTTCCACCTTCAGCGGGCGCGGTGGACACCCCATCCTGTGCGCCGGAATCACCTATGACAGCACGGCGCGGATTGCCTTCCCGCTGACGCCCATCGACGCCCTTCACCCCCCCAATGATCTCGATTCGGGAGGGACATCGGCGTTGGGGGCGGCGCTGGGGCTGCTGAAGGATCATTTCGCCCCCCGCCGCCCTGCCCTCGTCTACATTTTTAGCGATGGCGAACCGACGGATGATTGGCAGCGCCCGCTGGCGGCGCTCCGTCCGCATGTGACGCGCATCATCGGCTTAGCCTGTGGGTTAGCCGTAAATGATGACGCCTTCGCGTCCTTCACCGATGAGGCACATTGGCTTAGCGACCTGACCCCAGAGGCGCTGCGCCGCACGCTGACACTGTGA
- a CDS encoding efflux RND transporter permease subunit, with protein MILRRFFTAITRLSIRFQWITIAFTIAFLVLGVYAAAQLNQELLPNIEFPQTFIITVRPGASSEDLRDLVTIPLEDEIVKIPHIFAAGLESTTVSPIAFITAQNEYTPNQNAVREGIQAAIDKVVADGVPLGLKTTDDLTLEIMTKVVGRAPSMFKHFESAHLLAMNPAVRQAGLDLYLKAGGVVDFVTLDALAVEAISGNVLGKTTTRAAVELPDAWRLGEKDAQGNLVGVPRLLTFNLSALPVVTASVSSSTLSTEDLRTFVNEQLVPELKAKDGVANIGVSGGESIPDEVIAAAMKAIAAERAAGETPGKTTPPTPVPSGSEGGTTSGGTDPARTAPELPMNWRRVGIGPLSLINPLPVQLKDKFATVAKFDDANDLLSATNEKGETLSAATLLNQIAELNPNSPELLSLPVEVSTYVRAAQPDFTKSLSPEALKLVGSSILSQGAWTPLLGQEAIRALNIKTFSDFTTAEGIGGVASFLNKTYEGLGASESWRPFLTRLGDSLLPESIAYIETLEPTFLKTLNPAWWAFFSRPTLLATAANYPTDQADALTKIAKGETPTAAEALAASQAGNTPVIADDPNAPDMPESWVIALTSFGFKIKSANDLFKPPFGNPGAFFNQAAASPGAASLMKDLPADLLLYLNNRDPKFFETLGTSTLALLAPEVIEQLPAAVRARVNGGPVYTATNNVTRANGNTSLIISVSKETEANTVRVFHAADEVFKKLMAANPEIKITPTFEQASFIEESISGVAREGGLGGIMAVIVILIFLNFSVRSTIVTAVSIPTSLAIAFILMRYLPGSAHNLLTQSTLPEGIRTFLLRLFPNGITLNIMTLSGLTVAIGRVVDDSIVVLENIYRQLQKGMDRKEAVIKGTRDVSVAIFAATLTTIVVFLPIGLTGGIVGEFFLPFGLAVTYSLAASFIVAITLIPVLAYLFIPPNKLPEEKEGRLESLYHGVLEWALNKRALVLAVAAVTFVVGMAIFASRPQTFLPSFGEPQISITIAMPPGTQIAETDALTREMEAFIAEKINSGGGITRYQTTIGSGGGFGDIAALLGGASSVNGSAGQMVLAIEAKGEELDLLTREVREKAAAIFGEKNVTVSRASISEQGFGGFNVVASGPEADLKAVNETIKATLAAVPGLANVSSTLDLVGDATSYLRIERKAAAKYTAELEVTDTLGVTALAIKAAKDIPNLPETITVDQGFQSRQQTEGFVQTFSAMGVAIAAVYIVMVLTFGSLIHPFTILFTLPLAVVGAAVGLWVTNRVVGISALIGLLMLIGIVVTNAIVMIDRVQQNRKEKHLPLREALIEGARTRLRPILMTAIATMFALLPLAIGLSEGAIIAAELGTVVIGGLFSSTLLTLVVIPVLYSLFSGFQQRLLGGGKEKPAPAPAGD; from the coding sequence TTGATTCTCCGCCGATTTTTCACCGCCATCACTCGGCTATCGATTCGTTTCCAGTGGATTACGATAGCCTTCACTATTGCCTTTTTGGTCTTAGGGGTTTATGCCGCCGCACAGCTTAACCAAGAACTGCTGCCCAACATCGAATTCCCTCAAACCTTTATCATTACCGTACGCCCCGGCGCCAGCAGCGAAGACCTGCGCGATCTCGTCACCATCCCCTTAGAAGACGAAATCGTCAAGATTCCGCACATTTTTGCTGCCGGTTTGGAATCAACCACCGTCTCACCGATTGCTTTCATCACCGCTCAAAATGAATACACCCCTAACCAAAACGCTGTCCGCGAGGGGATTCAAGCGGCAATTGATAAGGTGGTGGCGGATGGCGTGCCGCTCGGTTTGAAAACGACAGACGATCTGACTCTTGAAATCATGACAAAGGTCGTTGGACGTGCGCCTTCCATGTTCAAACACTTTGAGAGCGCTCATTTGCTTGCCATGAACCCTGCTGTTCGCCAAGCCGGACTTGACCTGTACCTAAAGGCGGGCGGGGTAGTGGACTTTGTGACGCTGGATGCCCTTGCGGTTGAGGCGATCAGTGGTAATGTTTTGGGAAAAACAACCACCCGTGCCGCTGTTGAACTTCCCGATGCGTGGCGACTTGGGGAGAAGGACGCGCAAGGGAATTTGGTCGGCGTGCCGCGTTTGCTCACCTTTAACCTGAGCGCCCTGCCCGTCGTCACTGCCAGCGTTTCTAGCAGCACACTCTCCACCGAAGACCTCCGTACATTTGTCAACGAACAACTTGTCCCTGAACTCAAGGCAAAAGACGGAGTGGCAAATATCGGCGTCAGCGGTGGCGAGTCCATCCCTGATGAAGTGATCGCCGCTGCCATGAAAGCGATTGCTGCTGAGCGGGCAGCGGGAGAAACACCCGGAAAGACAACCCCGCCAACGCCTGTCCCCTCTGGTTCAGAGGGTGGCACGACCAGCGGCGGCACAGACCCGGCAAGAACCGCTCCCGAGCTGCCCATGAATTGGCGGCGGGTGGGCATTGGTCCGCTTTCGCTGATCAACCCGCTCCCCGTTCAATTGAAAGATAAATTCGCGACGGTGGCGAAATTTGACGACGCCAACGATCTTCTGTCCGCGACGAACGAGAAGGGTGAAACCCTTTCCGCCGCCACCCTGCTGAATCAGATCGCTGAACTGAACCCAAATTCCCCTGAACTGCTCAGCCTGCCCGTTGAGGTGTCAACCTATGTGCGGGCGGCGCAGCCCGACTTTACCAAGTCGCTTTCCCCAGAGGCATTGAAATTGGTCGGCTCGTCCATCCTGAGTCAAGGCGCATGGACTCCCCTCTTGGGGCAAGAGGCAATCAGGGCGCTGAATATCAAAACCTTCAGCGATTTCACCACAGCAGAAGGCATTGGTGGTGTTGCGTCCTTCTTGAACAAAACTTATGAGGGGTTAGGGGCATCGGAGTCATGGCGTCCCTTCTTGACGCGCCTCGGTGACAGCCTTCTGCCCGAATCGATTGCCTATATCGAAACGCTTGAGCCAACCTTTCTAAAAACACTCAATCCCGCATGGTGGGCGTTTTTCTCACGCCCCACGCTTCTGGCAACAGCCGCCAACTACCCAACTGATCAGGCAGACGCCCTGACGAAGATTGCGAAGGGCGAAACGCCCACCGCAGCCGAGGCGTTGGCTGCCTCCCAAGCGGGAAATACCCCCGTTATTGCTGATGATCCCAACGCGCCGGACATGCCGGAAAGTTGGGTCATCGCCCTGACTAGTTTCGGCTTCAAGATCAAATCAGCCAACGACCTCTTTAAGCCGCCTTTTGGCAACCCTGGCGCGTTCTTCAACCAAGCGGCTGCCTCCCCGGGTGCGGCATCGCTCATGAAGGACTTGCCCGCCGATTTGCTGCTCTATCTGAACAACCGCGACCCGAAGTTTTTCGAGACGCTCGGCACATCAACACTGGCGCTCCTTGCTCCAGAGGTTATTGAGCAGCTTCCGGCAGCAGTACGCGCCCGTGTGAACGGCGGACCGGTCTACACGGCGACGAACAACGTCACTCGCGCCAATGGGAACACCAGCCTGATCATCTCCGTGTCCAAAGAGACCGAGGCGAACACTGTGCGCGTCTTCCACGCGGCAGATGAAGTCTTCAAAAAACTCATGGCGGCGAATCCTGAGATCAAGATCACGCCGACTTTTGAACAGGCGAGTTTCATTGAAGAATCAATCAGCGGTGTCGCCCGTGAGGGTGGCTTAGGCGGGATCATGGCAGTCATTGTGATCCTGATCTTCCTGAACTTCAGCGTCCGCTCAACGATTGTGACGGCAGTCTCCATCCCAACCTCGTTGGCAATCGCCTTCATCCTCATGCGCTACTTGCCGGGGAGCGCCCATAATCTGCTCACCCAGAGTACGCTTCCAGAGGGAATTCGGACGTTCCTCTTGCGCCTGTTCCCCAACGGGATCACGCTGAACATCATGACCCTTTCGGGCTTGACGGTAGCAATTGGGCGCGTCGTGGACGACTCGATTGTCGTGTTGGAAAACATCTACCGTCAGTTGCAAAAAGGGATGGATCGCAAGGAAGCCGTGATCAAAGGGACGCGGGATGTCAGCGTGGCGATCTTCGCTGCAACCCTGACAACGATTGTCGTCTTCTTGCCTATCGGCTTGACAGGGGGCATTGTTGGAGAGTTCTTCCTCCCCTTTGGGTTGGCAGTGACCTACTCCCTTGCCGCGTCGTTCATCGTGGCGATCACCTTGATCCCCGTCCTCGCTTACCTCTTTATCCCGCCCAATAAACTTCCAGAGGAAAAAGAGGGACGGCTCGAATCGCTCTATCACGGAGTGCTGGAATGGGCGCTGAACAAGCGGGCGCTTGTCTTGGCTGTGGCGGCAGTGACCTTCGTCGTGGGTATGGCGATTTTTGCTAGCCGCCCGCAGACGTTCCTCCCCTCCTTTGGTGAGCCGCAAATCAGCATCACCATTGCCATGCCGCCCGGCACGCAAATTGCCGAGACGGATGCCCTCACCCGTGAAATGGAAGCCTTCATCGCTGAAAAAATAAACTCCGGTGGAGGCATCACCCGCTACCAAACGACGATTGGTTCGGGCGGCGGGTTTGGCGATATTGCAGCCCTTCTCGGCGGCGCATCGTCGGTGAACGGCTCAGCCGGGCAAATGGTTTTGGCAATTGAGGCGAAGGGCGAAGAACTCGACCTGTTGACGAGAGAAGTCCGCGAAAAGGCGGCGGCGATTTTCGGTGAGAAAAATGTCACCGTCTCTCGCGCCTCAATCAGCGAACAAGGCTTTGGCGGGTTCAATGTTGTCGCCAGTGGTCCCGAAGCCGATTTGAAGGCGGTCAACGAGACGATCAAGGCGACACTTGCCGCCGTGCCGGGCTTAGCCAATGTCAGCAGCACCCTCGACCTTGTGGGCGATGCCACCTCCTACCTGCGCATTGAGCGCAAGGCGGCGGCAAAATACACCGCTGAGTTGGAAGTGACCGACACGCTCGGCGTGACTGCCCTTGCCATCAAAGCGGCGAAGGACATCCCCAACCTGCCAGAGACGATCACTGTCGATCAGGGCTTCCAAAGCCGCCAACAGACGGAAGGCTTTGTCCAGACATTCTCAGCGATGGGCGTTGCCATTGCCGCCGTATATATCGTTATGGTTTTGACCTTTGGGTCGCTCATTCACCCCTTCACCATCCTGTTCACCCTGCCGTTAGCGGTGGTGGGTGCGGCGGTGGGCTTGTGGGTGACCAATCGAGTCGTCGGCATCTCGGCGCTGATCGGCTTGCTGATGCTGATCGGCATCGTCGTGACAAATGCCATCGTGATGATTGATCGCGTTCAGCAAAACCGGAAGGAAAAACACCTTCCCCTGCGCGAGGCGCTGATCGAAGGGGCGCGGACTCGTCTGCGCCCGATTCTCATGACGGCGATTGCCACCATGTTTGCCTTGCTGCCATTGGCGATTGGCTTATCGGAAGGGGCGATCATCGCTGCCGAACTGGGGACGGTGGTCATTGGTGGGTTGTTCAGTTCAACCCTACTGACCCTTGTCGTCATTCCGGTGTTGTACAGCCTGTTTAGTGGTTTCCAACAGCGGCTGTTGGGTGGTGGGAAAGAAAAACCCGCACCTGCTCCGGCTGGGGATTAA
- a CDS encoding GNAT family N-acetyltransferase: protein MSALPQTVGVLSLRPATPGDAEALQERCWSSWSIHKVGEMLQRVARFSGRGRGYAVAACVDGHVVGYGQLLGWARVAEISDLIVAEAYRRQGIGTAMIRHLLAIAQEWDEVIIEIGAVLHNSGALALYRRLGFVDDRLIDLDLGQGAEPVIYLRWTAPPHLVCDS from the coding sequence ATGTCCGCTTTACCGCAGACCGTTGGCGTCCTAAGCCTCCGCCCCGCCACGCCCGGTGATGCCGAGGCACTTCAAGAAAGGTGTTGGTCGTCTTGGAGCATCCACAAGGTTGGCGAGATGCTCCAGCGTGTGGCACGCTTTTCGGGAAGGGGGCGGGGCTATGCCGTTGCTGCTTGTGTTGATGGGCATGTTGTTGGCTATGGGCAACTGCTCGGTTGGGCGCGGGTTGCCGAGATCAGCGATCTGATTGTCGCTGAAGCCTACCGTCGGCAGGGCATTGGCACGGCGATGATCCGCCACCTTCTTGCCATTGCTCAGGAGTGGGACGAGGTGATCATTGAAATCGGGGCAGTGCTGCATAACAGTGGCGCGTTAGCCCTTTACCGCCGCTTGGGGTTTGTCGATGATCGCCTTATTGACCTCGATCTAGGGCAAGGCGCAGAACCTGTGATCTATTTGCGATGGACTGCCCCTCCCCACCTCGTTTGTGATAGTTGA